The following are encoded together in the Peromyscus leucopus breed LL Stock chromosome 1, UCI_PerLeu_2.1, whole genome shotgun sequence genome:
- the LOC114706672 gene encoding olfactory receptor 51F2-like — translation MSAFQNTTTSSIIFLLTGVPGLEAFHSWISIPFCFLYATALSGNSLILFAIITQPSLHEPMYYFLSMLSTTDLGLSISTLATMLGIFWFNAREISFNACLSQMFFIKLFTVMESSVLLAMAFDRYVAISNPLRYATILTDSRIAQIGVAIVIRGTVMLTPMVALLKRLTFCNSHVLHHSYCFHPDVMKLSCTDTRINNVVGLTAMISTVGVDSVLILLSYVLIIRTVLSIASPEERKKAFSTCISHIGAVAIFYIPLISLSFVHRFGKRAPPYVHTMIANTYLLIPPVMNPIIYSVKTKQIRKAVIKVLHSKKI, via the coding sequence ATGTCAGCCTTCCAGAACACCACAACTTCTTCCATCATTTTCCTGCTCACTGGTGTGCCCGGGCTGGAAGCCTTCCACTCCTGGATCTCCATCCCCTTCTGCTTTCTCTATGCAACTGCCCTCTCAGGGAACAGCCTGATTCTCTTTGCCATTATCACTCAGCCCAGCCTCCACGAGCCCATGTATTATTTCCTCTCCATGCTTTCCACCACTGACCTCGGGCTGTCCATATCCACTCTGGCCACCATGTTGGGGATATTCTGGTTCAATGCCAGAGAGATCAGCTTCAATGCCTGCTTGTCCCAGATGTTCTTCATTAAACTCTTCACTGTCATGGAATCCTCAGTGCTGTTGGCCATGGCTTTTGATCGTTATGTGGCCATCTCTAATCCCCTTAGGTACGCCACTATTTTAACTGATTCCAGAATAGCTCAAATTGGAGTAgcaattgtcatcagagggacTGTAATGCTGACACCAATGGTTGCCCTTCTTAAGAGACTAACCTTCTGCAACAGCCATGTGCTCCACCACTCTTACTGCTTCCACCCCGATGTCATGAAGCTCTCATGCACAGACACCAGGATCAACAATGTAGTTGGACTGACTGCCATGATTTCTACTGTTGGAGTGGACTCGGTCCTCATCCTCCTTTCTTATGTCCTGATTATTAGGACCGTCCTCAGCATTGCTTCcccagaagagaggaagaaagcctTCAGCACATGTATCTCCCATATAGGAGCTGTAGCTATATTCTATATTCCATTGATCAGTTTGTCCTTTGTTCACAGATTTGGGAAACGAGCTCCACCCTATGTCCATACCATGATTGCTAACACCTACCTGCTGATCCCTCCTGTCATGAACCCCATCATCTACAGTGTGAAGACCAAGCAGATACGTAAAGCTGTGATAAAAGTTCTCCATTCTAAAAAAATATAG
- the LOC114706671 gene encoding olfactory receptor 51E2 → MSSCNFTHATFVLIGIPGLEGAHFWFGFPLLSMYAVALFGNCIVVFIVRTERSLHAPMYLFLCMLAAIDLALSTSTMPKILALFWFDSREITFDACLAQMFFIHALSAVESTILLAMAFDRYVAICHPLRHAAVLNNTVTVQIGMVALVRGSLFFFPLPLLIKRLAFCSSNVLSHSYCVHQDVMKLAYTDTLPNVVYGLTAILLVMGVDVMFISLSYFLIIRTVLQLPSKSERAKAFGTCVSHIGVVLAFYVPLIGLSVVHRFGNSLDPIVHVLMGDVYLLLPPVINPIIYGAKTKQIRTRVLAMLKISCDKDIEDEGNT, encoded by the coding sequence ATGAGCTCCTGCAACTTCACACATGCCACCTTCGTGCTTATTGGTATCCCAGGACTGGAGGGAGCTCACTTTTGGTTTGGCTTCCCCCTGCTTTCCATGTATGCTGTGGCGCTGTTTGGAAACTGCATCGTGGTGTTCATCGTGAGGACAGAGCGGAGCCTGCATGCACCCATGTACCTTTTTCTCTGCATGCTAGCAGCTATTGATCTGGCTTTGTCCACATCTACCATGCCCAAGATACTTGCCCTCTTTTGGTTTGATTCCCGGGAGATTACTTTTGATGCCTGTCTTGCCCAGATGTTCTTCATTCATGCTCTATCGGCAGTTGAATCTACCATCCTGCTGGCCATGGCCTTTGACCgttatgtggccatctgccaccCACTGCGTCATGCTGCTGTGCTCAACAATACAGTGACAGTCCAAATCGGCATGGTGGCTCTGGTCCGGGGATCCCTATTCTTTTTCCCACTCCCACTGCTGATCAAGCGGCTGGCCTTCTGTAGCTCCAATGTGCTCTCCCATTCCTATTGTGTCCATCAGGATGTGATGAAGTTGGCCTATACAGACACATTGCCCAATGTAGTCTATGGTCTAACTGCCATTCTGCTAGTCATGGGTGTAGATGTCATGTTCATCTCCTTGTCCTATTTTCTGATTATACGAACAGTTTTGCAACTGCCTTCCAAGTCAGAACGAGCTAAGGCATTTGGGACCTGTGTGTCACACATTGGTGTGGTTCTAGCTTTCTATGTACCACTCATTGGCCTGTCAGTGGTACACCGTTTTGGAAACAGCCTAGACCCCATTGTACATGTTCTCATGGGAGATGTCTACCTGTTGTTGCCTCCTGTGATCAATCCCATCATCTATGGTGCTAAGACCAAGCAGATCAGAACACGGGTGCTGGCTATGCTCAAGATCAGCTGTGACAAGGACATTGAAGATGAAGGAAACACGTGA